The window AGATTTTGTCAATATCCTTACAAATACTTCGTAAACGTTCGAACTATTTGTGAACAATTGAACAAAATATAGACAGACTCTATTAGAATACGGTAAATTTTGATTGTATTATACATTAACAATCCAACAAATAGCTAAACAAAACATTAATCTTTTTTTGAAAGCCGGTGATTACTATGAATTTTAATCAACTCCAGTACTTTTGTGTTTTAGCTGAAACCGAGCATTATACAAAGGCAGCCAAACTACTAGCAATCACCCAACCAAGCTTAACGCATTCTATAAAGGAATTAGAAAAGGATTTGGGCGTTTGCCTGTTCAATAAGCAAGGCCGTAACGTTAAAATAAATCAATATGGCTATTTTCTGTACGAGCATGTCCGTCCTATTCTATCTAATTTGGAAAAAACGAGGAATGAATTACAAATCTTAATTGACCCCAGAAAAGGAACGATTAACCTTTCCTTTGTACACACTCTGTCTCAGCATTTCATCCCTAAATTAATTCATGATTTTCTACAAGTAGAGGAAAATAATCAAATTCAATTTGCATTAAATCAAGGGACTACGGAGGAAATAAAAGAGGGGCTTAGATCGAACAAAATTGATATCGCATTTACTTCCAAAATAGCAGACGAAGGTATTACTTCCGTTCCTATCATGAAGCAGGAGCTTATGTTAATCACTCCAAATGAACATCCTTTAGCAGGAAAGCAGGAAATTGATTTAGTTGATGCCGCTAAATATCCTTTTATTTACTATAATCAAGAATGTGGATTGCGCCCGACTCTTGATGAGTTGTTTAACTGCATCCATGTAAAGCCGCATATTGCTTATGAGGTAGATGATGATAGCACAGTTTGCGGCTTCGTGGCAGCTAACCTAGGAATTGCGGTTGTACCAAATATTTATCGCCTTGACCGTTTCCCTGTCAAAGCACTTAAAATTATCAATCCTCCTTATGAACCATACATCTACTTAAGCTATTGCACATATAAATTTATGTCGCCACCTGTAACCAAATTGAAAGACTATGTTTTATCTACATTTTAGGTGTCAGGCACCGCAAAAAAGACATTTGCTATGCATTTGTCCATTTACGGTGCCGGCGCCTTTATTTTATTTTTTTCACAAAAACTACTTTCAAGTAATTACCTTCGTCAAATTCTTTAATGGTTTTAAAATCTGCGGGAAGTCCGTACTCCTCGAGGATTTTATATTTTCCATTGCTGTCTCGAAAAGCTTTATCAATAAATCCCTTGAACTTTTTCATATCAAAGGAAGCACTATTGGTAGAGGCAACAATGACCCCGTCATCTGCTGTAATAGAAATAGCCTGCTTCAACAGATGAGTATAATCCTTTGCTGCACTAAAAGTTACCTTCTTCGACCTAGCAAAGCTTGGTGGGTCTAGGATGACTAAATCAAATGTCAGCTGTTTTTTTACTGCATATTTAAAATAATGAAAGACATCCTCCACAATGATATCCTGTGCTTCATAGTCAATCCCGTTAACACTGAATTGCTCAAT of the Bacillus tuaregi genome contains:
- a CDS encoding LysR family transcriptional regulator, yielding MNFNQLQYFCVLAETEHYTKAAKLLAITQPSLTHSIKELEKDLGVCLFNKQGRNVKINQYGYFLYEHVRPILSNLEKTRNELQILIDPRKGTINLSFVHTLSQHFIPKLIHDFLQVEENNQIQFALNQGTTEEIKEGLRSNKIDIAFTSKIADEGITSVPIMKQELMLITPNEHPLAGKQEIDLVDAAKYPFIYYNQECGLRPTLDELFNCIHVKPHIAYEVDDDSTVCGFVAANLGIAVVPNIYRLDRFPVKALKIINPPYEPYIYLSYCTYKFMSPPVTKLKDYVLSTF